A DNA window from Paramormyrops kingsleyae isolate MSU_618 chromosome 10, PKINGS_0.4, whole genome shotgun sequence contains the following coding sequences:
- the LOC111846369 gene encoding fibronectin type-III domain-containing protein 3A-like isoform X1: protein MLCFTMMTDQPHPPLEATPMLSDVSLVPHMLNGDSMQQMILVQVNPGETFTIRTEDGHVQCITGPAHVPMVSPNGTMPPIFVPPGYMSQVVEENGMRKVVVLPHAAEFHPSMPLPPLHVPQYLHPHPAMLHQHPIYPREMPPHFVHQLPPPQMYSEPDVPCHGVSLPPRDERATKPQEHLHRRLNASSSVRVSRSPPSSPLKGPPPAPVHNGHNKSGATPAASPGPAKPKLPSKTSASPPPDRENAGEVVRSDLQACADVVTEIRTVMELLSSMSKPTVHSITSCSADLSWASPAGVRNVDTPSAQAPLILSYELAFSQSGTQGSFTPVYVGGETSFTLEDLRPATGYHVRVCSSCGSVKGSPSEAAGFTTQSAPPDAPAPPRLIVRSKSSLVLQWKAPSDNGSKITGYLLEFDEGKQSAFKEIYFGHSKQYKIIRLSPSTKYSFRIAAKNDVGMSPFSEVLTCCTAGSAPQPPAPPRLAAAGVSWLTLEWSAPCGPASGDAHTYTLEMEEEGTGYGFKPKHNGEELSCTVKGLRRSTSYKFRVLAANTEGRSQPSAAVEFVTQPDKPGAPSRPALKAPAQPHCLRVAWDTPKDGGGSEIKQYVLEMSQSDSGSPWAVVYSGPQREHVCEGLEPGTCYSLRVYCQSAGGQSQVSDVLLGQTAPVPPGPCQALQLRGKAKPREIPLTWAPPVWDGGASIYQYTVEMAESAGGPRCPLYQGLETDCTASHLLPGHSYCFWVKAANQAGWGPLSEMQELSTAPGPAEQCGPPELTLKTANCVLASWEVPACNGAEVSEFRLEWGAAEGALTLAYCGPSRSYEARGLLPATVYYCRVQAVNSAGTGPFGDVAMVTTPPSVPAAVRLVEVVGEDTLPESMPGPAFSCLALQWEEPCCNGAEITGYNIDYGEQLPLSVGRTNHCVLENLLPDTTYRVRVQAVNSVGPGPFSTALKAKTRPLPPEPPQLECVATGPQSLKLKWGEGPSRAQPSGTTQFCLHMQASADRLMCIYSGPCHTFKVQRLAEATLYHFSIQAHNEAGVGPLSTLYSFSTSRSPPGQLKAPRIEQLEWNQYEVTWEALPPMRGDPMVYTLQLQRGREAEQLYRGPAATYKWQGVVPGCDWRVRVCAGRKCPDSGELWGPYSPSTSLPAMEPPGPSEGGPKATAREGGTPRTGRAITDEQFALLLLLGFSTVAILFAVVIQYFVIK, encoded by the exons ATGCTCTGCTTTACCATGATGACGGACCAGCCACACCCCCCTCTGGAGGCCACGCCCATGCTGTCTGACGTGTCTCTTGTTCCTCACATGCTCAATGGAGATAGCATGCAGCAG ATGATCCTGGTTCAGGTGAATCCTGGGGAGACCTTCACGATCCGTACAGAGGATGGGCATGTCCAATGCATCACAG GTCCAGCACATGTGCCCATGGTCTCCCCCAATGGCACCATGCCTCCCATCTTTGTGCCTCCTGGCTATATGTCTCAG GTGGTGGAGGAGAACGGCATGCGGAAAGTGGTGGTTTTGCCCCATGCCGCCGAGTTCCACCCCTCCATGCCCCTGCCACCGCTGCACGTGCCACAGtacctccacccccaccccgcgaTGCTTCACCAGCACCCCATCTATCCCAGGGAGATGCCCCCCCATTTTGTTCATCAGCTTCCCCCTCCACAGATGTACAGTGAGCCGG ACGTGCCATGTCATGGTGTGTCTCTGCCCCCACGGGACGAGCGTGCCACAAAGCCGCAGGAGCACCTACACCGCCGCCTGAACGCCAGTAGCAGTGTGCGGGTCTCTCGCAGCCCCCCCTCATCCCCACTGAAGGGCCCTCCCCCTGCTCCTGTCCACAACGGGCACAACAAGAGCGGAGCGACGCCAGCAGCCTCCCCGGGGCCCGCGAAACCCAAACTCCCCAGCAAGACCTCGGCGTCGCCGCCGCCGGACCGAGAGAATGCCGGTGAGGTTGTCCGTTCGGATCTGCAAGCGTGCGCAG ACGTGGTGACTGAAATAAGGACGGTGATGGAGCTGCTTTCAAGCATGAGCAAACCCACT GTGCACAGCATTACATCTTGCTCGGCCGACCTGTCCTGGGCCTCCCCAGCTGGCGTGCGGAATGTGGACACCCCCAGTGCACAGGCACCCCTGATCCTCAGCTATGAGCTGGCTTTCTCTCAGAGCGGCACTCAGGGCAGTTTCACCCCTGTATATGT GGGTGGGGAGACCTCTTTCACGCTGGAAGACCTGCGACCAGCCACGGGTTACCACGTCAG GGTCTGTTCCTCCTGCGGCTCCGTGAAGGGCTCCCCCTCCGAGGCAGCCGGCTTCACCACACAGAGTGCCCCCCCGGATGCCCCGGCCCCTCCCCGGCTCATCGTGCGCAGCAAAAGCTCTCTGGTGTTGCAGTGGAAG GCACCCAGCGACAATGGCTCAAAGATCACTGGGTATCTCCTAGAGTTTGATGAG GGAAAGCAAAGTGCCTTCAAGGAGATTTACTTTGGGCATTCCAAACAGTACAAGATCATCAGACTGAGCCCTTCAACAAAATATTCCTTCAGAATAGCTGCTAAAAATGACGTGGGGATGAG cCCTTTCAGCGAGGTGCTGACATGCTGCACCGCTGGCAGTGCTCCTCAGCCACCAGCACCCCCCCGTCTGGCTGCCGCAGGCGTGTCCTGGCTGACCCTGGAATGGAGCGCCCCCTGTGGGCCTGCCTCTGGAGATGCGCATACCTACACCCTGGAAATGGAGGAGGAGGGAACG GGCTATGGTTTCAAGCCCAAACACAACGGGGAGGAGCTCTCCTGTACTGTAAAAGGCCTCCGAAGGAGCACATCCTATAAGTTTAGG GTGCTAGCAGCCAACACGGAAGGTCGCAGTCAGCCCAGCGCGGCGGTGGAATTCGTCACCCAACCTGACAAGCCCGGTGCCCCCAGCCGGCCCGCTCTGAAGGCCCCAGCGCAGCCGCACTGCCTTCGTGTGGCCTGGG ACACACCCAAAGATGGAGGCGGCTCTGAGATCAAGCAGTACGTGCTGGAGATGAGCCAGAGTGACAGTG GGAGCCCGTGGGCCGTGGTGTACAGTGGGCCACAGAGGGAACACGTGTGCGAGGGCTTGGAGCCAGGGACCTGCTACAGCCTTAGAGTCTACTGCCAGAGCGCTGGGGGGCAGAGCCAG GTCTCAGACGTCCTCTTGGGGCAGACGGCTCCCGTACCTCCTGGGCCGTGCCAGGCGCTGCAACTCAGGGGGAAGGCCAAGCCACGGGAGATACCCCTGACCTGGG CGCCCCCCGTGTGGGACGGTGGCGCGTCCATATACCAGTATACAGTGGAAATGGCGGAGTCTGCGGGGGGGCCCCGGTGCCCCCTGTACCAGGGCCTGGAGACTGACTGCACTGCCAGCCACCTGCTGCCCGGTCACTCATACTGTTTCTGGGTGAAAGCAGCCAACCAGGCCGGG TGGGGTCCACTGTCAGAGATGCAGGAGCTCTCCACAGCCCCAGGGCCAGCAGAGCAGTGTGGTCCTCCAGAGCTCACCCTGAAGACGGCCAACTGTGTGCTGGCCAGCTGGGAG GTCCCTGCCTGCAACGGGGCAGAGGTGTCTGAATTCCGACTGGAGTGGGGGGCTGCCGAGGGCGCCCTCACGCTAGCGTACTGCGGCCCGTCACGCAGTTATGAAGCTCGCGGCCTGCTCCCCGCTACAGTTTACTACTGCAGAGTTCAG gcaGTAAATTCTGCAGGCACAGGGCCCTTTGGGGACGTTGCCATGGTGACAACGCCACCATCAGTTCCAGCTGCGGTACGGCTGGTGGAGGTGGTAGGTGAAGACACGCTTCCTGAAAGCATGCCTGGCCCTGCCTTCTCCTGCCTGGCATTGCAGTGGGAGGAGCCTTGTTGCAATGGCGCAGAAATAACAGGCTACAATATTGACTATGGGGAGCAGCTCCCCCTGTCTGTTGGGAGGACCaatcactgtgtgctggagaaTCTGCTGCCAGATACAACATACAG GGTGCGTGTGCAAGCAGTCAACAGTGTCGGGCCGGGTCCTTTCAGCACTGCGCTGAAAGCCAAAACGCGGCCCCTCCCCCCTGAGCCGCCCCAGCTGGAGTGTGTTGCCACGGGCCCCCAGAGTCTGAAGCTCAAGTGGGGCGAGGGCCCGAGCAGGGCGCAGCCAAGCGGAACCACGCAGTTCTGTCTGCACATGCAGGCCAGCGCAGACAg GCTCATGTGCATCTACAGCGGCCCCTGCCACACGTTCAAGGTGCAGCGGCTGGCCGAAGCCACTCTATACCACTTCAGCATACAGGCACACAATGAGGCCGGGGTGGGGCCGCTCTCCACCCTCTACAGCTTCAGCACCAGCAGGTCTCCACCAGGCCAGCTCAAGG CCCCGCGCATCGAGCAGCTGGAGTGGAATCAGTATGAGGTCACATGGGAGGCCCTACCACCAATGAGAGGAGACCCTATGGTGTACACTCTGCAGCTGCAGCGGGGACGTGAGGCTGAGCAG CTCTACAGAGGCCCTGCTGCCACATACAAGTGGCAAGGTGTCGTCCCAGGCTGCGACTGGCGTGTACGCGTGTGCGCGGGTCGAAAATGCCCCGACAGCGGAGAGCTGTGGGGGCCGTACAGCCCGAGCACCTCCCTGCCTGCCATGGAGCCCCCAGGGCCCTCAGAGGGAGGGCCCAAGGCCACAGCCAGAGAGGGCGGCACCCCCAGGACGGGAAGAGCCATCACAGATGAACAGTTTGCCTTGCTGCTGCTTCTGGGCTTTTCAACGGTGGCCATTCTCTTCGCCGTGGTCATCCAGTACTTTGTCATCAAGTAG
- the LOC111846369 gene encoding fibronectin type-III domain-containing protein 3A-like isoform X2, with product MLCFTMMTDQPHPPLEATPMLSDVSLVPHMLNGDSMQQMILVQVNPGETFTIRTEDGHVQCITGPAHVPMVSPNGTMPPIFVPPGYMSQVVEENGMRKVVVLPHAAEFHPSMPLPPLHVPQYLHPHPAMLHQHPIYPREMPPHFVHQLPPPQMYSEPDVPCHGVSLPPRDERATKPQEHLHRRLNASSSVRVSRSPPSSPLKGPPPAPVHNGHNKSGATPAASPGPAKPKLPSKTSASPPPDRENADVVTEIRTVMELLSSMSKPTVHSITSCSADLSWASPAGVRNVDTPSAQAPLILSYELAFSQSGTQGSFTPVYVGGETSFTLEDLRPATGYHVRVCSSCGSVKGSPSEAAGFTTQSAPPDAPAPPRLIVRSKSSLVLQWKAPSDNGSKITGYLLEFDEGKQSAFKEIYFGHSKQYKIIRLSPSTKYSFRIAAKNDVGMSPFSEVLTCCTAGSAPQPPAPPRLAAAGVSWLTLEWSAPCGPASGDAHTYTLEMEEEGTGYGFKPKHNGEELSCTVKGLRRSTSYKFRVLAANTEGRSQPSAAVEFVTQPDKPGAPSRPALKAPAQPHCLRVAWDTPKDGGGSEIKQYVLEMSQSDSGSPWAVVYSGPQREHVCEGLEPGTCYSLRVYCQSAGGQSQVSDVLLGQTAPVPPGPCQALQLRGKAKPREIPLTWAPPVWDGGASIYQYTVEMAESAGGPRCPLYQGLETDCTASHLLPGHSYCFWVKAANQAGWGPLSEMQELSTAPGPAEQCGPPELTLKTANCVLASWEVPACNGAEVSEFRLEWGAAEGALTLAYCGPSRSYEARGLLPATVYYCRVQAVNSAGTGPFGDVAMVTTPPSVPAAVRLVEVVGEDTLPESMPGPAFSCLALQWEEPCCNGAEITGYNIDYGEQLPLSVGRTNHCVLENLLPDTTYRVRVQAVNSVGPGPFSTALKAKTRPLPPEPPQLECVATGPQSLKLKWGEGPSRAQPSGTTQFCLHMQASADRLMCIYSGPCHTFKVQRLAEATLYHFSIQAHNEAGVGPLSTLYSFSTSRSPPGQLKAPRIEQLEWNQYEVTWEALPPMRGDPMVYTLQLQRGREAEQLYRGPAATYKWQGVVPGCDWRVRVCAGRKCPDSGELWGPYSPSTSLPAMEPPGPSEGGPKATAREGGTPRTGRAITDEQFALLLLLGFSTVAILFAVVIQYFVIK from the exons ATGCTCTGCTTTACCATGATGACGGACCAGCCACACCCCCCTCTGGAGGCCACGCCCATGCTGTCTGACGTGTCTCTTGTTCCTCACATGCTCAATGGAGATAGCATGCAGCAG ATGATCCTGGTTCAGGTGAATCCTGGGGAGACCTTCACGATCCGTACAGAGGATGGGCATGTCCAATGCATCACAG GTCCAGCACATGTGCCCATGGTCTCCCCCAATGGCACCATGCCTCCCATCTTTGTGCCTCCTGGCTATATGTCTCAG GTGGTGGAGGAGAACGGCATGCGGAAAGTGGTGGTTTTGCCCCATGCCGCCGAGTTCCACCCCTCCATGCCCCTGCCACCGCTGCACGTGCCACAGtacctccacccccaccccgcgaTGCTTCACCAGCACCCCATCTATCCCAGGGAGATGCCCCCCCATTTTGTTCATCAGCTTCCCCCTCCACAGATGTACAGTGAGCCGG ACGTGCCATGTCATGGTGTGTCTCTGCCCCCACGGGACGAGCGTGCCACAAAGCCGCAGGAGCACCTACACCGCCGCCTGAACGCCAGTAGCAGTGTGCGGGTCTCTCGCAGCCCCCCCTCATCCCCACTGAAGGGCCCTCCCCCTGCTCCTGTCCACAACGGGCACAACAAGAGCGGAGCGACGCCAGCAGCCTCCCCGGGGCCCGCGAAACCCAAACTCCCCAGCAAGACCTCGGCGTCGCCGCCGCCGGACCGAGAGAATGCCG ACGTGGTGACTGAAATAAGGACGGTGATGGAGCTGCTTTCAAGCATGAGCAAACCCACT GTGCACAGCATTACATCTTGCTCGGCCGACCTGTCCTGGGCCTCCCCAGCTGGCGTGCGGAATGTGGACACCCCCAGTGCACAGGCACCCCTGATCCTCAGCTATGAGCTGGCTTTCTCTCAGAGCGGCACTCAGGGCAGTTTCACCCCTGTATATGT GGGTGGGGAGACCTCTTTCACGCTGGAAGACCTGCGACCAGCCACGGGTTACCACGTCAG GGTCTGTTCCTCCTGCGGCTCCGTGAAGGGCTCCCCCTCCGAGGCAGCCGGCTTCACCACACAGAGTGCCCCCCCGGATGCCCCGGCCCCTCCCCGGCTCATCGTGCGCAGCAAAAGCTCTCTGGTGTTGCAGTGGAAG GCACCCAGCGACAATGGCTCAAAGATCACTGGGTATCTCCTAGAGTTTGATGAG GGAAAGCAAAGTGCCTTCAAGGAGATTTACTTTGGGCATTCCAAACAGTACAAGATCATCAGACTGAGCCCTTCAACAAAATATTCCTTCAGAATAGCTGCTAAAAATGACGTGGGGATGAG cCCTTTCAGCGAGGTGCTGACATGCTGCACCGCTGGCAGTGCTCCTCAGCCACCAGCACCCCCCCGTCTGGCTGCCGCAGGCGTGTCCTGGCTGACCCTGGAATGGAGCGCCCCCTGTGGGCCTGCCTCTGGAGATGCGCATACCTACACCCTGGAAATGGAGGAGGAGGGAACG GGCTATGGTTTCAAGCCCAAACACAACGGGGAGGAGCTCTCCTGTACTGTAAAAGGCCTCCGAAGGAGCACATCCTATAAGTTTAGG GTGCTAGCAGCCAACACGGAAGGTCGCAGTCAGCCCAGCGCGGCGGTGGAATTCGTCACCCAACCTGACAAGCCCGGTGCCCCCAGCCGGCCCGCTCTGAAGGCCCCAGCGCAGCCGCACTGCCTTCGTGTGGCCTGGG ACACACCCAAAGATGGAGGCGGCTCTGAGATCAAGCAGTACGTGCTGGAGATGAGCCAGAGTGACAGTG GGAGCCCGTGGGCCGTGGTGTACAGTGGGCCACAGAGGGAACACGTGTGCGAGGGCTTGGAGCCAGGGACCTGCTACAGCCTTAGAGTCTACTGCCAGAGCGCTGGGGGGCAGAGCCAG GTCTCAGACGTCCTCTTGGGGCAGACGGCTCCCGTACCTCCTGGGCCGTGCCAGGCGCTGCAACTCAGGGGGAAGGCCAAGCCACGGGAGATACCCCTGACCTGGG CGCCCCCCGTGTGGGACGGTGGCGCGTCCATATACCAGTATACAGTGGAAATGGCGGAGTCTGCGGGGGGGCCCCGGTGCCCCCTGTACCAGGGCCTGGAGACTGACTGCACTGCCAGCCACCTGCTGCCCGGTCACTCATACTGTTTCTGGGTGAAAGCAGCCAACCAGGCCGGG TGGGGTCCACTGTCAGAGATGCAGGAGCTCTCCACAGCCCCAGGGCCAGCAGAGCAGTGTGGTCCTCCAGAGCTCACCCTGAAGACGGCCAACTGTGTGCTGGCCAGCTGGGAG GTCCCTGCCTGCAACGGGGCAGAGGTGTCTGAATTCCGACTGGAGTGGGGGGCTGCCGAGGGCGCCCTCACGCTAGCGTACTGCGGCCCGTCACGCAGTTATGAAGCTCGCGGCCTGCTCCCCGCTACAGTTTACTACTGCAGAGTTCAG gcaGTAAATTCTGCAGGCACAGGGCCCTTTGGGGACGTTGCCATGGTGACAACGCCACCATCAGTTCCAGCTGCGGTACGGCTGGTGGAGGTGGTAGGTGAAGACACGCTTCCTGAAAGCATGCCTGGCCCTGCCTTCTCCTGCCTGGCATTGCAGTGGGAGGAGCCTTGTTGCAATGGCGCAGAAATAACAGGCTACAATATTGACTATGGGGAGCAGCTCCCCCTGTCTGTTGGGAGGACCaatcactgtgtgctggagaaTCTGCTGCCAGATACAACATACAG GGTGCGTGTGCAAGCAGTCAACAGTGTCGGGCCGGGTCCTTTCAGCACTGCGCTGAAAGCCAAAACGCGGCCCCTCCCCCCTGAGCCGCCCCAGCTGGAGTGTGTTGCCACGGGCCCCCAGAGTCTGAAGCTCAAGTGGGGCGAGGGCCCGAGCAGGGCGCAGCCAAGCGGAACCACGCAGTTCTGTCTGCACATGCAGGCCAGCGCAGACAg GCTCATGTGCATCTACAGCGGCCCCTGCCACACGTTCAAGGTGCAGCGGCTGGCCGAAGCCACTCTATACCACTTCAGCATACAGGCACACAATGAGGCCGGGGTGGGGCCGCTCTCCACCCTCTACAGCTTCAGCACCAGCAGGTCTCCACCAGGCCAGCTCAAGG CCCCGCGCATCGAGCAGCTGGAGTGGAATCAGTATGAGGTCACATGGGAGGCCCTACCACCAATGAGAGGAGACCCTATGGTGTACACTCTGCAGCTGCAGCGGGGACGTGAGGCTGAGCAG CTCTACAGAGGCCCTGCTGCCACATACAAGTGGCAAGGTGTCGTCCCAGGCTGCGACTGGCGTGTACGCGTGTGCGCGGGTCGAAAATGCCCCGACAGCGGAGAGCTGTGGGGGCCGTACAGCCCGAGCACCTCCCTGCCTGCCATGGAGCCCCCAGGGCCCTCAGAGGGAGGGCCCAAGGCCACAGCCAGAGAGGGCGGCACCCCCAGGACGGGAAGAGCCATCACAGATGAACAGTTTGCCTTGCTGCTGCTTCTGGGCTTTTCAACGGTGGCCATTCTCTTCGCCGTGGTCATCCAGTACTTTGTCATCAAGTAG
- the LOC111846370 gene encoding growth hormone secretagogue receptor type 1-like, translated as MSSIPDPLSMDASWNFSLSGNTTLEHSRLLSVFEIHILVPVTVACILLFFLGVGGNLSTLLVFRRTQSLHTTTNLYLSSMAISDILIFIGLPLDLYRLWRYRPFPFGDFLCRFQFYLSESCTYATILHITALSVERYLAICFPLRARRLVSRARVQLVIVALWGLAGTTAVPVFLLFHVEGQECQPTEAGLRSGLLQAMTWVSTLYFFLPLACLCLLYGLICRRLGRMRHRPYARIRQRHQRQTVRLLVVVVLSFALCWLPFHIGRILFSTAVGDEEDQGGREALYTTSQNFNLAAMLLFYLSASINPVLYNLLSARYRLALRGMFQSQRPRSRLPRGHRSSHRSRVTAPTDINFCTSV; from the exons ATGTCCTCCATACCTGATCCACTTTCCATGGATGCTTCCTGGAACTTCAGTCTTTCTGGGAATACTACCCTGGAACACTCCAGGCTTTTGTCGGTGTTTGAGATACACATCTTGGTTCCTGTGACAGTTGCCTGCATACTACTCTTCTTCTTGGGCGTAGGGGGCAACCTAAGCACCCTACTTGTGTTCCGGCGCACCCAGTCGCTGCACACCACAACCAACCTCTACCTGTCCAGCATGGCCATCTCAGACATCCTCATCTTCATTGGTCTACCCCTGGATCTCTATCGTCTGTGGCGGTACCGACCCTTTCCCTTTGGAGACTTCCTGTGCCGCTTCCAGTTCTACCTGAGCGAATCCTGCACCTATGCCACCATCCTGCACATCACCGCCCTCAGCGTGGAACGCTACTTGGCGATCTGCTTCCCGCTGCGCGCCCGCCGCTTGGTCTCCAGGGCTCGCGTGCAACTGGTGATCGTCGCTCTCTGGGGTCTGGCTGGCACCACGGCGGTGCCTGTTTTTCTTCTCTTCCACGTGGAGGGCCAGGAGTGCCAGCCCACAGAGGCAGGCCTGCGCTCAGGCCTGCTGCAGGCCATGACCTGGGTGTCCACGCTTTACTTCTTTCTCCCTCTGGCCTGCCTCTGTCTGCTCTATGGCCTCATCTGCAGGAGGCTGGGACGCATGCGGCACCGTCCCTACGCACGCATCCGCCAGAGGCACCAGCGCCAGACAGTCAGGCTCCTGG TCGTGGTGGTGCTGTCCtttgccctctgctggctgccCTTCCACATCGGGAGGATCCTCTTCTCCACTGCAGTCGGGGACGAGGAGGACCAGGGAGGCAGAGAAGCCCTGTACACAACGTCGCAGAACTTCAACTTGGCTGCCATGCTGCTTTTCTACCTCAGCGCTTCCATCAACCccgtcctctacaacctgctGTCTGCCCGCTACCGCCTGGCGCTACGCGGCATGTTCCAGAGCCAGCGCCCCCGCAGCAGGCTCCCCCGAGGGCACAGGTCCAGCCACCGCAGTCGGGTCACCGCGCCAACCGACATTAACTTCTGCACCAGCGTGTAA
- the rraga gene encoding ras-related GTP-binding protein A has product MSSTAMKKKVLLMGKSGSGKTSMRSIIFANYIARDTRRLGATIDVEHSHVRFLGNLVLNLWDCGGQDTFMENYFTSQRDNIFRNVEVLIYVFDVESRELEKDMHYYQSCLEAILQNSPDAKVFCLVHKMDLVQEDQRDLIFKEREEDLRRLSRPLACTCFRTSIWDETLYKAWSSIVYQLIPNVQQLESNLRNFAQIIEADEVLLFERATFLVISHYQCKEQRDAHRFEKISNIIKQFKLSCSKLAASFQSMEVRNSNFAAFIDVFTSNTYVMVIMSDPSIPSAATLINIRNARKHFEKLERVDGPKHSLHMRMR; this is encoded by the exons ATGTCGAGCACAGCCATGAAGAAGAAG GTTTTGCTGATGGGGAAGAGTGGTTCCGGGAAGACCAGCATGCGGTCAATCATCTTCGCCAATTATATCGCCAGAGATACGCGCAGGCTGGGGGCCACAA TTGATGTGGAGCATTCCCATGTGCGATTCCTGGGCAACCTGGTATTGAACCTCTGGGACTGTGGAGG ACAGGACACCTTCATGGAAAACTACTTTACTAGCCAGAGGGACAACATCTTCCGGAATGTGGAGGTGCTGATATATGTGTTTGACGTGGAGAGCCGTGAGCTGGAGAAGGACATGCATTACTACCAATCTTGCCTGGAAGCCATCCTGCAGAACTCCCCCGATGCCAAGGTCTTCTGTCTGGTGCACAAGATGGACCTGGTGCAGGAGGACCAGAGAGACCTG ATTTTTAAGGAGCGCGAAGAGGACCTGAGGCGGCTCTCCCGCCCCTTGGCCTGCACCTGCTTCAGGACGTCCATATGGGACGAGACTCTGTACAAG GCATGGTCCAGCATCGTCTACCAGTTGATCCCCAACGTGCAGCAGCTGGAATCCAACCTACGCAACTTCGCCCAGATCATCGAAGCGGATGAAGTGCTGCTCTTCGAGAGAGCAACGTTCCTG GTGATCTCACACTACCAGTGCAAGGAGCAGCGTGACGCACACAGGTTTGAGAAGATCAGCAACATCATCAAGCAGTTCAAGCTGAGTTGTAG TAAACTGGCAGCCTCCTTCCAAAGCATGGAGGTGCGCAATTCCAATTTCGCCGCCTTCATCGACGTGTTCACCTCCAACACCTACGTTATGGTGATCATGTCGGATCCCTCCATCC CCTCCGCAGCAACCCTCATCAACATCCGCAATGCCAGGAAGCATTTTGAGAAGCTGGAGCGCGTCGACGGCCCCAAGCACAGCCTGCACATGCGAATGCGCTGA